In Dermochelys coriacea isolate rDerCor1 chromosome 10, rDerCor1.pri.v4, whole genome shotgun sequence, one DNA window encodes the following:
- the AP3B2 gene encoding AP-3 complex subunit beta-2 isoform X2: MNPMQKLLQLPASAVKLVRFQQGMASEEAKSPVLTPDGGQQVWYNAMQADELRLLKSPEQVAAPENSTSGSQTQPLRHDDLKEMLDSNKDSLKLEAMKRIVAMIARGKNASDLFPAVVKNVACKNIEVKKLVYVYLVRYAEEQQDLALLSISTFQRGLKDPNQLIRASALRVLSSIRVPIIVPIMMLAIKEAASDMSPYVRKTAAHAIPKLYSLDSDQKDQLIEVIEKLLADKTTLVAGSVVMAFEEVCPERIDLIHKNYRKLCNLLIDVEEWGQVVIINMLTRYARTQFLSPNQNESLLEENPEKAFYGSDEEDSKDDKPDAASLVKRKPYVMDPDHRLLLRNTKPLLQSRNAAVVMAVAQLYFHLAPKAEVGVIAKALVRLLRSHSEVQWVVLQNVATMSIKRRGMFEPYLKSFYIRSTDPTQIKILKLEVLTNLANETNISTILREFQTYIRSMDKDFVAATIQAIGRCATNIGKVRDTCLNGLVQLLSNRDELVVAESVVVIKKLLQMQPSQHSEIIKHMAKLTDNIQVPMARASILWLIGEYCEHVPKIAPDVLRKMAKSFTGEEDIVKLQVINLAAKLYLTNSKQSKLLTQYVLNLAKYDQNYDIRDRARFIRQLIVPTEKSGALNKYAKKLFLAQKPAPILESSFKDRDHFQLGSLSHLLNAKAVGYQELPDWPDEAPDPSVRNVEVPEWTKCTSREKRKEKVEKPFYSDSEGESGPTESADSEPESVSESESESSSSESGSDSGSRGEESGDQSEEEKKKKKKKKGKEGPRKACLESAGSDPSEEEEQGKKGKKKKPQHEGNGGSESSWEEGSVSESSSSESDSGSEAEESQSEPESNRRTTPPSSKSTPKAAKKGTKEISLLDLDDFTPAPPQPASSPAIVSSSLVTDLEGLTLTDTSLVPTMLSPAFSTMKTYELLHRMAGEGLSVEYYFNRQPFPPDPHMVAVQIQFSNNTESEVKNLRVSEPKLLSGMRIQEFQEIESLAPGDTANVIMGIDFCDSTQAANFQLCTHSRQFYVSIQPPVGELMAPVFMSENEFKKEQGKLTGMSEIMEKLTLPDKCQSDHTIIQQVTAAANVSRVPCGADNEYRFAAKTVTSGSLVLITLERKEGARVHLTVNSEKMVIGTMLVQDISQALAQ; this comes from the exons ACACGATGACCTGAAGGAGATGCTGGACAGTAACAAGGACTCACTGAAGCTGGAGGCCATGAAGAGGATTGTGGCT ATGATCGCCAGGGGGAAGAATGCGTCCGACCTCTTCCCAGCTGTCGTCAAAAATGTGGCTTGCAAGAACATTGAG GTGAAGAAGCTGGTTTATGTTTACCTGGTCCGCTACGCAGAAGAACAGCAGGACCTGGCCCTGCTCTCCATCTCCACTTTCCAGCGTGGACTAAAG GATCCCAACCAGCTGATCCGGGCCAGCGCCCTGCGGGTTCTCTCCAGCATCCGGGTGCCCATCATAGTGCCCATCATGATGCTGGCCATCAAGGAGGCGGCGTCAGACATGTCTCCGTACGTGCGCAAGACGGCTGCTCATGCCATCCCCAAGCTGTACAG CTTGGATTCGGATCAGAAGGACCAGCTGATCGAAGTGATTGAGAAGCTGCTGGCAGATAAGACCACG CTGGTGGCGGGCAGCGTGGTGATGGCCTTTGAGGAGGTTTGCCCCGAGCGCATCGACCTGATCCACAAGAACTACCGGAAGCTGTGCAACCTGCTGATCGACGTGGAGGAGTGGGGCCAGGTGGTGATCATCAACATGCTGACCCGCTACGCGCGTACCCAGTTCCTCAGCCCCAACCAGAAT GAGTCCCTGCTGGAGGAGAACCCGGAGAAGGCCTTCTATGGCTCCGATGAGGAGGACTCCAAGGACGACAAGCCAGACGCAGCCTCTCTGGTGAAGCGCAAGCCCTATGTGATGGACCCTGACCACCGGCTGCTGCTGCGCAACACAAAGCCCCTGCTGCAGAGCCGCAATGCTGCA gtGGTGATGGCCGTAGCTCAGCTGTACTTCCACCTGGCACCCAAGGCCGAGGTCGGGGTCATTGCCAAGGCACTGGTGCGTCTCCTGAGGAGCCACAG CGAGGTACAGTGGGTGGTGCTGCAGAACGTGGCCACGATGTCCATTAAGCGGCGG GGGATGTTCGAGCCATATCTGAAGAGCTTCTACATCAGATCCACAGACCCCACCCAGATTAAGATCCTCAAG cTGGAAGTTCTCACCAATCTCGCTAACGAAACCAACATCTCCACCATCCTGCGGGAGTTCCAG ACCTATATCCGGAGCATGGACAAGGACTTTGTAGCTGCCACCATCCAGGCCATCGGGCGCTGTGCCACGAACATCGGGAAGGTCCGAGACACCTGCCTGAACGGCCTTGTTCAGCTTCTCTCCAACAGGGATG agctggtggtGGCTGAGTCCGTGGTCGTCATTAAGAAGCTGCTGCAGATGCAACCCTCTCAGCACAGCGAGATCATCAAGCACATGGCCAAGCTCACCGACAACATCCAG GTGCCCATGGCCCGGGCCAGCATCCTCTGGTTGATTGGTGAGTACTGTGAGCACGTGCCCAAGATTGCGCCTGACGTGCTCCGCAAGATGGCCAAGTCCTTCACCGGCGAGGAGGACATTGTCAAGCTGCAGGTCATCAACctggcagccaagctctaccTGACCAACTCCAAGCAG AGCAAGCTGCTGACCCAGTACGTGCTGAACCTGGCCAAGTATGACCAGAACTACGACATCCGGGACCGGGCCCGCTTCATCCGCCAGCTTATCGTGCCCACCGAGAAGAGCGGGGCCCTTAACAAATACGCCAAGAAGCTCTTCCTGGCGCAGAAACCCGCCCCCATACTGGAGTCCTCCTTCAAAG ATCGGGACCATTTCCAGCTCGGCTCGCTCTCACACCTCCTCAATGCCAAGGCAGTGGGCTACCAGGAGCTCCCCGACTGGCCGGATGAGGCCCCTGACCCATCTGTGCGCAATGTGGAG GTTCCGGAATGGACCAAGTGCACCAGCCgggagaagaggaaagagaaggtGGAGAAGCCGTTCTACTCGGATTCAGAGGGAGAGTCCGGGCCCACGGAATCAGCAGACAGCG aacCGGAATCGGTCAGCGAGTCGGagagtgagagcagcagcagcgagaGCGGCTCTGACTCGGGAAGCCGGGGCGAAGAGAGTGGAGACCAGtcggaggaggagaagaagaagaagaagaaaaagaagggaaaggaagggccCCGGAAAGCCTGCCTGGAGAGCGCCGGGAG cgaccccagcgaggaggaggagcaggggaagaaggggaagaagaagaagccaCAGCACGAAGGGAACGGGGGTTCCGAGTCCTCTTGGGAGGAGGGCAGCGTCTCGGAGAGCAGCTCGTCCGAGTCGGACTCGGGCTCCGAGGCAGAGGAATCCCAGTCAGAGCCGGAGAGCAACAGGAGAACCACG CCTCCCAGCAGCAAATCCACTCCAAAGGCCGCCAAGAAAGGGACCAAGGAGATCTCCTTGCTGGACCTGGATGACT TCACCCCCGCTCCACCGCAGCCAGCCTCCTCTCCAGCTATCGTCTCCAGCAGCCTGGTGACTGACCTGGAGGGACTCACGCTGACCGACACCTCGCTCGTTCCTACT ATGCTCAGCCCGGCATTCAGCACCATGAAGACCTACGAGCTGCTACACCGCATGGCGGGCGAGGGGCTCTCGGTGGAGTACTACTTCAACCGGCAGCCcttcccccccgacccccacaTGGTGGCCGTGCAGATCCAGTTCTCCAACAATACGGAGTCGGAGGTGAAGAACTTGCGGGTCAGCGAGCCCAAGCTGCTGTCCGGGATGCGAATCCAGGAGTTCCAGGAGATCG AGTCCTTAGCGCCTGGCGACACCGCCAATGTAATCATGGGCATCGACTTCTGCGACTCCACCCAGGCAGCCAACTTCCAGCTGTG CACCCACTCGCGCCAGTTCTACGTCTCCATCCAGCCGCCGGTGGGAGAGCTCATGGCTCCGGTGTTCATGAGTGAGAACGAATTCAAGAAGGAGCAAG GCAAGCTGACAGGAATGAGTGAGATCATGGAGAAGCTGACGCTGCCGGACAAATGCCAGAGCGACCACACGATCATCCAGCAAGTGACGGCGGCCGCCAACGTCAGCCGCGTGCCCTGCGGAGCAGACAATGAGTACAG GTTCGCTGCCAAGACGGTCACCAGCGGGAGCCTCGTCCTCATCACcttggagaggaaggaaggagccaGGGTCCACCTAACTGTCAACAGTGAGAAGATGGTGATTGGCACCATGCTGGTGCAGGACATTAGCCAGGCCTTGGCACAGTGA
- the AP3B2 gene encoding AP-3 complex subunit beta-2 isoform X5: protein MLDSNKDSLKLEAMKRIVAMIARGKNASDLFPAVVKNVACKNIEVKKLVYVYLVRYAEEQQDLALLSISTFQRGLKDPNQLIRASALRVLSSIRVPIIVPIMMLAIKEAASDMSPYVRKTAAHAIPKLYSLDSDQKDQLIEVIEKLLADKTTLVAGSVVMAFEEVCPERIDLIHKNYRKLCNLLIDVEEWGQVVIINMLTRYARTQFLSPNQNESLLEENPEKAFYGSDEEDSKDDKPDAASLVKRKPYVMDPDHRLLLRNTKPLLQSRNAAVVMAVAQLYFHLAPKAEVGVIAKALVRLLRSHSEVQWVVLQNVATMSIKRRGMFEPYLKSFYIRSTDPTQIKILKLEVLTNLANETNISTILREFQTYIRSMDKDFVAATIQAIGRCATNIGKVRDTCLNGLVQLLSNRDELVVAESVVVIKKLLQMQPSQHSEIIKHMAKLTDNIQVPMARASILWLIGEYCEHVPKIAPDVLRKMAKSFTGEEDIVKLQVINLAAKLYLTNSKQSKLLTQYVLNLAKYDQNYDIRDRARFIRQLIVPTEKSGALNKYAKKLFLAQKPAPILESSFKDRDHFQLGSLSHLLNAKAVGYQELPDWPDEAPDPSVRNVEEETAFPIESHIGLLGELREVPEWTKCTSREKRKEKVEKPFYSDSEGESGPTESADSEPESVSESESESSSSESGSDSGSRGEESGDQSEEEKKKKKKKKGKEGPRKACLESAGSDPSEEEEQGKKGKKKKPQHEGNGGSESSWEEGSVSESSSSESDSGSEAEESQSEPESNRRTTPPSSKSTPKAAKKGTKEISLLDLDDFTPAPPQPASSPAIVSSSLVTDLEGLTLTDTSLVPTMLSPAFSTMKTYELLHRMAGEGLSVEYYFNRQPFPPDPHMVAVQIQFSNNTESEVKNLRVSEPKLLSGMRIQEFQEIESLAPGDTANVIMGIDFCDSTQAANFQLCTHSRQFYVSIQPPVGELMAPVFMSENEFKKEQGKLTGMSEIMEKLTLPDKCQSDHTIIQQVTAAANVSRVPCGADNEYRFAAKTVTSGSLVLITLERKEGARVHLTVNSEKMVIGTMLVQDISQALAQ from the exons ATGCTGGACAGTAACAAGGACTCACTGAAGCTGGAGGCCATGAAGAGGATTGTGGCT ATGATCGCCAGGGGGAAGAATGCGTCCGACCTCTTCCCAGCTGTCGTCAAAAATGTGGCTTGCAAGAACATTGAG GTGAAGAAGCTGGTTTATGTTTACCTGGTCCGCTACGCAGAAGAACAGCAGGACCTGGCCCTGCTCTCCATCTCCACTTTCCAGCGTGGACTAAAG GATCCCAACCAGCTGATCCGGGCCAGCGCCCTGCGGGTTCTCTCCAGCATCCGGGTGCCCATCATAGTGCCCATCATGATGCTGGCCATCAAGGAGGCGGCGTCAGACATGTCTCCGTACGTGCGCAAGACGGCTGCTCATGCCATCCCCAAGCTGTACAG CTTGGATTCGGATCAGAAGGACCAGCTGATCGAAGTGATTGAGAAGCTGCTGGCAGATAAGACCACG CTGGTGGCGGGCAGCGTGGTGATGGCCTTTGAGGAGGTTTGCCCCGAGCGCATCGACCTGATCCACAAGAACTACCGGAAGCTGTGCAACCTGCTGATCGACGTGGAGGAGTGGGGCCAGGTGGTGATCATCAACATGCTGACCCGCTACGCGCGTACCCAGTTCCTCAGCCCCAACCAGAAT GAGTCCCTGCTGGAGGAGAACCCGGAGAAGGCCTTCTATGGCTCCGATGAGGAGGACTCCAAGGACGACAAGCCAGACGCAGCCTCTCTGGTGAAGCGCAAGCCCTATGTGATGGACCCTGACCACCGGCTGCTGCTGCGCAACACAAAGCCCCTGCTGCAGAGCCGCAATGCTGCA gtGGTGATGGCCGTAGCTCAGCTGTACTTCCACCTGGCACCCAAGGCCGAGGTCGGGGTCATTGCCAAGGCACTGGTGCGTCTCCTGAGGAGCCACAG CGAGGTACAGTGGGTGGTGCTGCAGAACGTGGCCACGATGTCCATTAAGCGGCGG GGGATGTTCGAGCCATATCTGAAGAGCTTCTACATCAGATCCACAGACCCCACCCAGATTAAGATCCTCAAG cTGGAAGTTCTCACCAATCTCGCTAACGAAACCAACATCTCCACCATCCTGCGGGAGTTCCAG ACCTATATCCGGAGCATGGACAAGGACTTTGTAGCTGCCACCATCCAGGCCATCGGGCGCTGTGCCACGAACATCGGGAAGGTCCGAGACACCTGCCTGAACGGCCTTGTTCAGCTTCTCTCCAACAGGGATG agctggtggtGGCTGAGTCCGTGGTCGTCATTAAGAAGCTGCTGCAGATGCAACCCTCTCAGCACAGCGAGATCATCAAGCACATGGCCAAGCTCACCGACAACATCCAG GTGCCCATGGCCCGGGCCAGCATCCTCTGGTTGATTGGTGAGTACTGTGAGCACGTGCCCAAGATTGCGCCTGACGTGCTCCGCAAGATGGCCAAGTCCTTCACCGGCGAGGAGGACATTGTCAAGCTGCAGGTCATCAACctggcagccaagctctaccTGACCAACTCCAAGCAG AGCAAGCTGCTGACCCAGTACGTGCTGAACCTGGCCAAGTATGACCAGAACTACGACATCCGGGACCGGGCCCGCTTCATCCGCCAGCTTATCGTGCCCACCGAGAAGAGCGGGGCCCTTAACAAATACGCCAAGAAGCTCTTCCTGGCGCAGAAACCCGCCCCCATACTGGAGTCCTCCTTCAAAG ATCGGGACCATTTCCAGCTCGGCTCGCTCTCACACCTCCTCAATGCCAAGGCAGTGGGCTACCAGGAGCTCCCCGACTGGCCGGATGAGGCCCCTGACCCATCTGTGCGCAATGTGGAG GAAGAAACCGCCTTCCCCATTGAAAGCCACATCGGGTTGCTGGGAGAGCTCAGAGAG GTTCCGGAATGGACCAAGTGCACCAGCCgggagaagaggaaagagaaggtGGAGAAGCCGTTCTACTCGGATTCAGAGGGAGAGTCCGGGCCCACGGAATCAGCAGACAGCG aacCGGAATCGGTCAGCGAGTCGGagagtgagagcagcagcagcgagaGCGGCTCTGACTCGGGAAGCCGGGGCGAAGAGAGTGGAGACCAGtcggaggaggagaagaagaagaagaagaaaaagaagggaaaggaagggccCCGGAAAGCCTGCCTGGAGAGCGCCGGGAG cgaccccagcgaggaggaggagcaggggaagaaggggaagaagaagaagccaCAGCACGAAGGGAACGGGGGTTCCGAGTCCTCTTGGGAGGAGGGCAGCGTCTCGGAGAGCAGCTCGTCCGAGTCGGACTCGGGCTCCGAGGCAGAGGAATCCCAGTCAGAGCCGGAGAGCAACAGGAGAACCACG CCTCCCAGCAGCAAATCCACTCCAAAGGCCGCCAAGAAAGGGACCAAGGAGATCTCCTTGCTGGACCTGGATGACT TCACCCCCGCTCCACCGCAGCCAGCCTCCTCTCCAGCTATCGTCTCCAGCAGCCTGGTGACTGACCTGGAGGGACTCACGCTGACCGACACCTCGCTCGTTCCTACT ATGCTCAGCCCGGCATTCAGCACCATGAAGACCTACGAGCTGCTACACCGCATGGCGGGCGAGGGGCTCTCGGTGGAGTACTACTTCAACCGGCAGCCcttcccccccgacccccacaTGGTGGCCGTGCAGATCCAGTTCTCCAACAATACGGAGTCGGAGGTGAAGAACTTGCGGGTCAGCGAGCCCAAGCTGCTGTCCGGGATGCGAATCCAGGAGTTCCAGGAGATCG AGTCCTTAGCGCCTGGCGACACCGCCAATGTAATCATGGGCATCGACTTCTGCGACTCCACCCAGGCAGCCAACTTCCAGCTGTG CACCCACTCGCGCCAGTTCTACGTCTCCATCCAGCCGCCGGTGGGAGAGCTCATGGCTCCGGTGTTCATGAGTGAGAACGAATTCAAGAAGGAGCAAG GCAAGCTGACAGGAATGAGTGAGATCATGGAGAAGCTGACGCTGCCGGACAAATGCCAGAGCGACCACACGATCATCCAGCAAGTGACGGCGGCCGCCAACGTCAGCCGCGTGCCCTGCGGAGCAGACAATGAGTACAG GTTCGCTGCCAAGACGGTCACCAGCGGGAGCCTCGTCCTCATCACcttggagaggaaggaaggagccaGGGTCCACCTAACTGTCAACAGTGAGAAGATGGTGATTGGCACCATGCTGGTGCAGGACATTAGCCAGGCCTTGGCACAGTGA